The proteins below are encoded in one region of Methylobacillus flagellatus KT:
- a CDS encoding alpha/beta hydrolase — translation MNELHVSRENFIIPGPEGTIPVRLYRRAQAGGDVPLVLYFHGGGFNAGCLDDADFPAGFIAYHCPAVVLSVGYALAPQHPFPAAPEDAYAATRWAARNTCRLNVTAKLLVVAGDDAGGSIAAGLSMMARDRGEFSIAAQVLIAPMLDPSMTLLGDAAGLKSELTAAQCAQRYRQYLPKCTQRMHPYAAPLESLRLAGLPAAMIATAECDVLHIEAEKYANVLIQAGVPTQVSRFSGVQHAELLAHQPMLREVVEFLRRQAMHAGLPIDSG, via the coding sequence GTGAACGAACTACACGTTTCGCGTGAAAATTTCATCATCCCCGGGCCGGAGGGAACAATCCCCGTCCGGCTGTACCGTCGCGCGCAGGCAGGCGGCGATGTGCCACTAGTGCTGTATTTCCACGGCGGCGGATTCAACGCAGGCTGCCTAGACGATGCGGACTTTCCCGCCGGCTTCATCGCATACCATTGCCCTGCCGTCGTCCTTTCCGTCGGCTATGCCTTGGCGCCACAGCACCCGTTTCCCGCTGCGCCAGAAGATGCCTACGCCGCGACACGATGGGCGGCACGCAATACGTGTCGCCTGAACGTGACTGCCAAGCTGCTGGTGGTCGCAGGCGATGATGCCGGAGGCAGTATCGCCGCGGGCCTGAGCATGATGGCGCGCGACCGCGGGGAATTCAGCATTGCCGCGCAAGTGCTGATCGCGCCGATGCTGGACCCCAGCATGACCCTGCTGGGCGACGCCGCCGGGCTCAAGTCCGAGCTCACCGCGGCGCAATGCGCGCAACGCTATCGTCAATATCTGCCCAAGTGCACGCAACGCATGCATCCCTATGCCGCACCGCTGGAATCGCTACGCCTTGCCGGCCTGCCCGCTGCCATGATCGCCACTGCCGAATGCGACGTGCTGCATATCGAAGCGGAAAAATACGCCAATGTCCTGATCCAGGCTGGCGTCCCCACCCAGGTTTCACGTTTTTCCGGCGTCCAGCATGCCGAATTGCTCGCGCACCAGCCCATGCTGCGCGAGGTAGTCGAGTTCCTGCGCCGCCAGGCCATGCACGCCGGCTTACCTATTGACAGCGGCTAG
- a CDS encoding efflux RND transporter periplasmic adaptor subunit → MSAPLQQKKFAALLAATLAISGGVILWSPASHEAQADTAAVSNIASVDVAVVAQQDITDWQDYSGRLEAVERVEIRPLVSGTLTKIHFKDGDLVRKGDLLFTIDPRPFEAEVARAQAQLSGAEARLDYTSHDLERAERLIGDNAIARRDFEEKRNAALEAKAALLAAQAALQTARLNLEYSRITAPVSGRISRAEVTLGNIVSAGASSTPLTTLVSTDNIYAALEVDEQSYLKFIQPGHTSRLKVLLGLANEDGYSREGRIGSVDNRLDTASGTIRVRAVFDNHKGELLPGLYARVRLGSGSTRPALLIDEKAVGTDQDKRYVLVVDAQNQANYREIQLGAAHGELRVVESGLQPGERIVVNGLQRVRPGSQVSPHLVAMPGSDSPLAQVRAEEAIHTIRSLPNQQQKTVKA, encoded by the coding sequence ATGTCTGCACCACTCCAACAAAAGAAATTCGCCGCCCTGCTGGCGGCAACCCTGGCCATCTCGGGTGGCGTCATCTTGTGGTCGCCAGCGAGCCACGAGGCCCAGGCCGACACTGCCGCCGTATCAAATATCGCTAGCGTGGACGTTGCGGTTGTCGCGCAGCAGGACATCACCGACTGGCAGGATTATTCCGGCCGCCTGGAAGCAGTCGAGCGCGTGGAAATCCGCCCCCTGGTTTCCGGCACACTGACCAAGATCCACTTCAAGGACGGCGACCTGGTGAGGAAAGGCGATCTGCTGTTCACCATAGACCCGCGGCCATTCGAAGCGGAGGTAGCACGCGCCCAGGCCCAGTTGAGCGGCGCCGAGGCGCGGTTGGACTACACCAGCCACGACCTGGAACGCGCAGAGCGCCTGATCGGTGACAACGCCATTGCCCGGCGCGACTTCGAGGAAAAGCGCAATGCGGCATTGGAGGCGAAAGCCGCATTGCTGGCAGCCCAGGCTGCATTGCAGACCGCCCGCCTCAATCTGGAATATAGCCGCATCACGGCCCCGGTTTCCGGCCGGATTTCCCGCGCCGAGGTGACACTGGGCAATATCGTTTCCGCGGGCGCTAGCTCCACGCCGCTCACTACGCTGGTATCTACCGACAACATCTACGCGGCGCTTGAAGTAGACGAGCAAAGCTACCTGAAATTCATCCAGCCCGGGCATACCAGCCGGCTCAAGGTATTGCTGGGCCTGGCGAACGAGGACGGCTACAGCCGCGAAGGCCGCATCGGATCGGTCGATAACCGCCTCGACACCGCATCGGGCACCATCCGCGTGCGCGCCGTGTTCGACAACCACAAGGGCGAGTTGCTGCCGGGGCTGTATGCGCGCGTCAGGCTGGGCAGTGGCAGCACCCGTCCGGCGTTACTGATAGACGAGAAAGCCGTGGGCACCGACCAGGACAAGCGCTACGTGCTGGTGGTTGATGCGCAGAACCAGGCCAATTACCGCGAGATACAGCTAGGCGCGGCCCATGGCGAACTGCGTGTGGTGGAAAGCGGGCTGCAGCCTGGCGAACGCATCGTGGTCAATGGCCTGCAACGCGTGCGCCCCGGCAGCCAGGTCAGCCCGCACTTGGTCGCCATGCCTGGCAGCGATTCGCCATTGGCACAGGTCAGGGCAGAGGAAGCCATCCACACCATCCGCAGCCTCCCCAATCAACAACAAAAGACCGTCAAAGCCTAA
- a CDS encoding LysR family transcriptional regulator produces the protein MDRLQAMQVFTRVVDANSFTRAADSLGLPRTTVTTTIQALEGLLNVRLLNRTTRRLSLTPDGAAYYERCMRILAEVDETEALFRDVTRGPSGRLRIDVPPSIGRLIIIPKLCDFYTRYPDVELVIGMSDRPVDMVQEAVDCVVRVGDLQDSSMVARRIGTFHIVTCAAPRYLAEYGMPGTLDDLQHHHAVHYFSSRTGRNMDWDFVIEGKVTEVKMAGRVAVNDSEVYVACALQGFGLIQAPRYMVLPQLESGELVEVLPQWQPSSHPISVVYLHNRHLSPKVRAFVDWIAELFGSCPLLGGCSSDMVENECRFAQCEQGNTMRGIIDRNNVAEAVF, from the coding sequence ATGGACAGGTTGCAGGCAATGCAGGTCTTCACCAGGGTGGTGGATGCCAACAGCTTCACGCGGGCGGCGGATAGTCTAGGTCTACCACGCACTACGGTGACGACTACCATCCAGGCGCTGGAAGGCCTGCTCAACGTACGCCTGCTCAACCGCACTACGCGGCGCTTGAGCCTGACGCCGGACGGCGCGGCCTATTACGAGCGTTGCATGCGCATCCTGGCCGAAGTGGATGAGACGGAGGCCTTGTTCCGCGATGTGACGCGCGGCCCGAGCGGACGGCTGCGCATCGACGTACCGCCCTCGATCGGTCGTCTTATCATCATTCCCAAACTATGCGATTTTTATACCCGCTACCCGGATGTGGAGCTGGTGATCGGCATGAGCGACCGCCCGGTGGACATGGTGCAGGAGGCGGTCGACTGCGTGGTGCGCGTCGGCGATTTGCAGGATTCCAGCATGGTGGCACGGCGCATCGGCACGTTCCATATTGTTACCTGCGCCGCCCCGCGTTACCTGGCGGAATATGGCATGCCCGGCACCTTGGACGATTTGCAGCACCATCATGCCGTGCATTATTTTTCCAGCCGCACCGGGCGCAATATGGATTGGGATTTCGTCATCGAGGGAAAGGTTACTGAGGTCAAGATGGCGGGCAGGGTCGCGGTCAATGATTCCGAGGTCTATGTGGCTTGCGCATTGCAGGGGTTTGGGCTTATCCAGGCGCCGCGTTACATGGTGTTGCCGCAGCTCGAATCCGGTGAGCTGGTCGAGGTTTTGCCGCAATGGCAGCCTTCAAGCCACCCGATTTCGGTGGTCTATTTACATAACCGGCACTTGTCTCCAAAGGTCAGGGCTTTCGTGGACTGGATTGCGGAGTTGTTCGGCAGCTGCCCCTTGCTGGGCGGATGCAGCAGCGACATGGTCGAGAATGAATGTCGCTTTGCTCAATGCGAGCAGGGCAACACGATGCGCGGGATCATCGATCGCAATAATGTCGCCGAGGCGGTGTTCTGA
- a CDS encoding LLM class flavin-dependent oxidoreductase: MMIPFSILDLCPIVQGSTPAQAFSNSVELAQLGETLGYRRFWLAEHHNMPGIASAATAVVIGHVAGHTQTIRVGAGGIMLPNHAPLAIAEQFGTLESLYPGRIDLGLGRAPGSDMATARALRRNLHAHGEDFPELVAELQGYFDLPQPGQSIRAVPGAGLAIPIWVLGSSLYGAQFAAAHGLPFAFASHFAPTFLLQALDTYRRNFQPSTSLDRPYFMVTANILVADTDEEARYWFSSQQQAFTNLHRGIPGQLPPPVDDIEQYWTPAEKISVERMLACSLVGSSTTVEAGLRKLLNDLAPDELMVTGHVFDQDIRLQSYRAVATIRDRLTAE, from the coding sequence ATGATGATTCCATTTTCCATCCTTGACCTCTGCCCCATCGTTCAAGGCAGCACGCCTGCGCAGGCGTTCAGCAACTCCGTCGAGCTGGCGCAGCTCGGCGAAACGCTGGGTTATCGTCGCTTCTGGCTGGCGGAACACCACAACATGCCCGGCATCGCCAGCGCTGCGACGGCTGTCGTCATTGGCCATGTCGCCGGCCATACCCAGACAATCCGCGTCGGTGCCGGCGGCATCATGCTGCCCAACCATGCTCCGCTGGCGATTGCTGAGCAATTCGGCACGCTGGAATCGCTCTATCCCGGACGCATTGACCTCGGACTGGGCCGGGCGCCCGGTAGCGACATGGCCACCGCCCGCGCCTTGCGGCGCAACTTGCATGCGCATGGCGAAGACTTCCCCGAGCTAGTGGCAGAACTGCAGGGCTACTTTGACTTGCCCCAGCCAGGGCAAAGCATCAGGGCGGTGCCCGGGGCCGGGCTAGCCATTCCCATCTGGGTACTGGGTTCCAGCCTGTATGGCGCCCAATTTGCCGCTGCACATGGCTTGCCGTTCGCCTTTGCCTCGCATTTTGCGCCTACCTTCCTGTTGCAGGCGCTGGACACCTACCGCCGCAACTTCCAGCCTTCCACCTCGCTGGACAGGCCTTATTTCATGGTGACGGCCAATATCCTGGTCGCTGACACCGATGAAGAAGCACGCTACTGGTTCAGCTCCCAGCAACAGGCGTTTACCAATCTCCATCGCGGCATACCGGGACAATTGCCGCCGCCGGTGGACGATATCGAGCAATACTGGACGCCAGCCGAGAAAATCAGCGTGGAGCGCATGCTGGCCTGTTCGCTGGTCGGCTCTTCCACCACCGTGGAGGCCGGCCTGAGAAAACTGCTCAACGATCTCGCCCCTGATGAGTTGATGGTGACCGGCCATGTGTTCGACCAAGACATCAGATTGCAATCGTACCGTGCCGTCGCCACTATCCGCGACAGGCTGACCGCGGAATGA